One segment of Pandoraea pnomenusa DNA contains the following:
- a CDS encoding efflux transporter outer membrane subunit has translation MACLRSCASVFAAAAALAGCAVGPDYHRPDVAAPPGWKTDGFWRLAQPSHAPLQPDWWKAFDEPALDALETQALSRNQTLAAAVAHYDQAQAALAGVSAQRLPEIDASVGLARQRISANRPLTSYSSASMSTVQNNVQIGLGVSYDTDLFGRIRRQVEGARASAEQAGDDLANARLVLTTQLASAYFQLRGLDAEIRVLDESVALQQRALDYVGAQHDLGAVSGLDVLQQKSQLDATRVQARLLHQQRDQYEHAIAALVGVPAPAFSVPVGALPASLPPIPLGVPSDVLQRRPDVASAERSMAAANAQIGVAKAAFFPSLTLNPGIGWQSTEFANLLSAPSLLWTLGTMATQAIFDSGRRQAGVDYASAGYRAVEANYRQTVLTAFEQVQDGVSGLSVLDAAAHESRAAVVDAQRLLSLANDRYSGGLTAYLSVITAQQALLASERQDVQIRVQQWVLSVALIKALGGGWQPSDASSDSYNAQR, from the coding sequence TTGGCCTGCCTTCGGTCATGCGCATCGGTGTTCGCCGCCGCGGCGGCGCTCGCGGGGTGTGCGGTCGGTCCCGACTACCATCGGCCCGACGTTGCCGCCCCGCCCGGCTGGAAGACCGACGGATTCTGGCGACTCGCGCAGCCATCGCACGCACCGTTGCAGCCCGACTGGTGGAAGGCGTTCGACGAACCCGCGCTCGACGCGCTCGAGACGCAGGCGCTTTCGCGCAACCAGACGCTCGCCGCCGCCGTGGCGCACTACGACCAGGCGCAGGCCGCGCTGGCGGGTGTCTCCGCCCAGCGTCTCCCCGAGATCGACGCATCTGTCGGACTGGCGCGACAGCGCATTTCGGCAAACCGTCCGCTCACGAGTTATTCGTCGGCAAGCATGTCGACGGTGCAGAACAACGTGCAGATCGGCCTTGGCGTGTCATACGATACCGATCTCTTCGGGCGAATCCGCCGTCAGGTCGAGGGCGCGCGGGCGAGCGCCGAACAGGCGGGCGATGATCTCGCCAATGCCAGGTTGGTCCTCACGACGCAACTGGCGAGTGCCTATTTCCAGTTGCGCGGGCTCGATGCCGAGATCCGCGTGCTCGACGAATCGGTGGCGCTACAACAGCGCGCGCTCGATTACGTGGGCGCGCAGCACGATCTGGGGGCGGTCTCGGGACTGGACGTTCTCCAGCAAAAATCGCAGCTCGACGCAACGCGCGTGCAGGCCAGGTTGCTTCATCAGCAGCGCGACCAGTACGAGCACGCGATTGCCGCGCTCGTCGGCGTGCCCGCCCCTGCCTTCTCCGTGCCGGTGGGAGCGTTACCCGCGTCGCTGCCGCCGATTCCGCTCGGCGTGCCGAGCGACGTGCTGCAGCGGCGCCCGGACGTGGCCTCCGCCGAGCGCAGCATGGCCGCCGCGAACGCGCAGATCGGCGTGGCGAAAGCGGCGTTCTTCCCCAGCCTGACGCTCAATCCGGGCATCGGCTGGCAAAGCACGGAGTTCGCCAACCTCCTCTCGGCGCCAAGTCTGCTCTGGACGCTGGGGACGATGGCCACGCAGGCGATCTTCGATAGCGGACGCCGTCAGGCGGGGGTCGATTACGCCAGCGCGGGCTACCGCGCCGTTGAGGCGAACTACCGCCAGACGGTACTCACCGCCTTCGAGCAAGTGCAGGACGGCGTGAGCGGGCTGTCGGTGCTCGACGCCGCCGCACATGAATCGCGGGCCGCGGTGGTCGACGCCCAGCGGCTGCTGAGTCTGGCCAACGATCGCTATTCGGGCGGCCTCACCGCCTATCTGAGCGTGATCACGGCGCAACAGGCGCTGCTCGCGAGCGAGCGTCAGGACGTCCAGATTCGCGTGCAGCAATGGGTGCTGTCGGTGGCGCTTATC